From Cannabis sativa cultivar Pink pepper isolate KNU-18-1 chromosome 8, ASM2916894v1, whole genome shotgun sequence, a single genomic window includes:
- the LOC115698931 gene encoding putative calcium-transporting ATPase 13, plasma membrane-type yields MFPQTSGDNEADGTGTLTAAGLVVDAAAATTTTTAMFGEKNSVWFRYVVLSISVFISHGDAAVVASEQLPDDDDDQIQICSDIQRDDHHVIDMIMKPDWYWDWESLVQIVKEQNLVGLKRRGGLDWVLSLVATSQDTHEEKSTDEEKWKAPIISSKEKGFLYYLLQSCNDCTIFLLVLSAGFLFAIESMQQGPKTGWHDGTAVLVAIFVIIASSSVRNFIGQRELTKKMIKDKSMLMVTVERPNGMKSRMVLSDVKVRDKVYLTEGDHVPGDGVFISGEKLKLVHVFKKFDVDMDKNPFLLAGSRVVEGNGTMIVTSIGDKTIYGEIIPTLLSCDNNYIGHGQTTLFEDLLSVPYGYIEKFGLFMSVLIAFVALIRLLLKKHDSNYNELPELKGHLSIAYMFKLLERLVSKPQGRLSILVNTLVVFVIGIQHGMPLVIGICLHQWRKQKFHSNKVNPQNLSVCGTIGLVTVLYIDATGDLMCKQMDVKECWVGGKDISKEPAFETSQIAANHGKLYQGINVLVNLPKISLSFDDNLLISGVKSRWGGNEEFFGKEFEVVKYRRSISSKKSCGILMRSRTSNQEDQIMQLHWNGPASTILGMCTQFYDSDGKVCSMEESHKDNFGEVVKNMEENGLRPIAFAFGETEDENLKKEDLTLLAMLGLKYSCKEDIKLLVETLRTDNGLIVKLVSEDELSKVRAIACNLDIFGGRNDYIEVEGESFQEMDEPDKEKHTIEAIVMGDFHSKEKLYIVEKSQKNGHVVAFCGGLTAKDIPAMKKADVGIILENRCTEMSRPFYDISFEKLSATHEIRKNSKCIYHNIQKFFQLQLTTGVSGLTITLISTIVLGDSPLTSLDMIWVNLIMSLLGGLMMMMEFKDQQEYLIVANCKPFHRNQSLITKVMWKNIVIQVGYQISLLLIFQWVGLLMMMDKDVLQTIIFNTFVFCQIFNLFNIMNIEKMEVLKVVISNNYWFLITLTTTGALQIMLVQLGIGLLCKSTLNVRWWVLCLFFAAFSSPLKWVIEKIFV; encoded by the exons ATGTTCCCACAAACTAGTGGCGACAATGAGGCCGATGGCACTGGTACTCTCACCGCCGCCGGCTTAGTGGTCGATGCTGCTGcagctactactactactaccgCCATGTTTGGCGAGAAAAATAGCGTGTGGTTTCGTTATGTGGTTCTAAGTATCAGCGTTTTCATTTCTCATGGTGATGCGGCGGTGGTAGCCTCGGAGCAATTacctgatgatgatgatgatcagaTCCAGATCTGTTCTGATATTCAAAGAGACGACCATCATGTGATTGACATGATCATGAAGCCTGATTGGTACTGGGACTGGGAGAGTCTTGTTCAGATAGTGAAGGAGCAGAACTTAGTTGGTTTAAAAAGAAGAGGTGGCCTAGATTGGGTTTTGTCACTAGTGGCCACATCTCAAGACACTCACGAG GAAAAAAGTACCGATGAGGAAAAATGGAAGGCGCCAATTATTAGTAGTAAAGAAAAGGGATTTTTGTATTACTTATTGCAATCATGCAATGATTGTACAATTTTCCTTTTGGTTCTTTCAGCTGGATTTCTATTCGCCATTGAAAGCATGCAGCAAGGACCAAAAACTGGTTGGCATGATGGTACGGCCGTCCTTGTTGccatttttgttattattgcTTCCTCTTCGGTTAGGAACTTCATTGGCCAAAGAGAATTGACAAAAAAGATGATCAAAGATAAGAGCATGCTTATGGTGACAGTTGAGAGGCCTAATGGAATGAAATCAAGGATGGTCCTTTCTGATGTCAAGGTTCGAGACAAAGTCTACTTGACTGAAGGTGATCATGTTCCTGGAGATGGTGTGTTCATATCTGGTGAAAAGTTGAAGTTGGTTCATGTGTTCAAGAAGTTTGATGTTGATATGGACAAAAATCCTTTTCTATTAGCTGGTTCAAGAGTTGTGGAAGGCAATGGCACCATGATTGTTACGTCCATTGGTGATAAAACTATTTATGGTGAGATCATACCAACCTTGTTGAGCTGTGATAATAATTATATTGGTCATGGACAAACGACACTTTTTGAAGATTTGTTGAGTGTACCCTACGGTTACATAGAAAAGTTTGGTCTTTTCATGTCTGTATTGATTGCGTTTGTGGCGTTAATTCGACTGCTCTTGAAGAAACATGACAGTAATTACAATGAATTGCCGGAGTTGAAAGGGCATCTCAGCATAGCTTATATGTTTAAATTATTGGAGAGGCTTGTTTCAAAACCACAAGGAAGGCTGTCCATCTTAGTGAATACTCTTGTGGTGTTTGTTATAGGGATTCAACATGGAATGCCTTTAGTAATTGGCATTTGTTTACACCAATGGAGAAAGCAGAAGTTTCATTCAAATAAGGTGAATCCTCAGAATCTCTCCGTTTGTGGAACCATTGGACTCGTCACAGTCTTATACATTGATGCAACAGGTGACTTGATGTGTAAGCAAATGGATGTTAAGGAATGTTGGGTTGGTGGCAAGGATATTAGCAAAGAACCAGCTTTTGAAACAAGCCAAATCGCAGCTAATCATGGCAAGTTATACCAGGGGATAAATGTTTTGGTTAACTTGCCCAAGATTTCACTTAGTTTCGATGATAACTTGCTCATTTCTGGGGTGAAGTCAAGATGGGGAGGAAATGAGGAATTTTTTGGTAAGGAATTTGAAGTTGTGAAGTACAGAAGATCGATCTCTAGCAAGAAAAGTTGTGGGATTCTAATGAGGAGTAGAACAAGCAATCAAGAAGATCAGATTATGCAGCTTCATTGGAACGGGCCTGCTTCAACGATCTTGGGCATGTGTACACAGTTTTATGATAGTGATGGGAAAGTGTGTTCAATGGAGGAATCTCACAAAGATAATTTTGGGGAAGTAGTGAAAAATATGGAGGAGAATGGACTTAGACCTATTGCATTTGCTTTTGGAGAGACTGAAGATGAAAATCTTAAAAAAGAAGACTTAACCTTATTGGCAATGTTGGGTTTGAAATACTCTTGCAAGGAAGATATCAAGTTACTAGTGGAAACTCTTAGAACAGATAATGGGTTAATTGTGAAACTAGTGTCAGAAGATGAGCTATCTAAAGTGAGAGCCATTGCTTGTAACCTAGATATTTTCGGTGGACGAAATGATTACATTGAAGTTGAAGGCGAAAGTTTTCAAGAAATGGATGAGCCAGATAAGGAAAAACATACCATAGAGGCCATTGTAATGGGAGATTTTCATTCAAAGGAAAAGCTTTATATAGTTGAGAAGTCACAAAAGAATGGTCATGTAGTTGCATTTTGTGGGGGTTTGACAGCAAAGGATATTCCGGCTATGAAAAAGGCAGATGTTGGGATCATCTTAGAAAATAGATGCACAGAGATGTCAAGGCCTTTTTATGACATCTCATTTGAGAAACTATCTGCAACACATGAGATACGAAAGAATAGTAAATGCATTTACCATAACATTCAAAAGTTCTTCCAACTTCAGCTCACTACCGGGGTATCTGGGTTAACAATAACCTTGATTTCAACAATAGTTTTAGGAGATTCTCCATTGACATCCCTTGATATGATTTGGGTGAACTTAATTATGTCTCTTTTGGGTGGTTTAATGATGATGATGGAGTTCAAAGACCAACAAGAGTACTTAATTGTTGCTAATTGCAAGCCATTTCATCGAAATCAGTCACTAATAACAAAAGTGATGTGGAAAAACATAGTAATTCAGGTCGGCTACCAGATTTCACTTTTGTTGATCTTTCAATGGGTGGGCTTGCTTATGATGATGGATAAAGATGTCCTACAAACAATAATctttaacacttttgttttctgtcaGATCTTCAACCTATTCAACATCATGAACATAGAAAAGATGGAAGTCTTAAAAGTTGTCATTAGTAATAACTATTGGTTCCTTATTACTTTGACAACTACTGGAGCTTTACAAATAATGCTTGTTCAACTTGGAATAGGTCTTCTCTGCAAAAGTACGTTGAATGTTCGATGGTGGGTTTTATGTTTATTCTTTGCAGCATTTTCGTCTCCATTGAAGTGGGTCATAGAAAAGATTTTTGTTTGA